From the genome of Bordetella sp. H567, one region includes:
- a CDS encoding GntR family transcriptional regulator: MASNSIPTAKQDTAPPVTGGRASSGAALRELAYAEIKRRIISCEFRPGEAINESQVGALLGLGRTPVHQALHRLESDGLVSILPRKGVLVAPLSLNEVLDMIEVRLSNELLCVTLAAERAHGSDIQAMRDIVERSAALLEHRDINGLMQLDLKFHNAISAASRNRVLAELLRGLHEKQARFWFLSLQDPEHLANVYHEHMAVLDALARRDIPAAREAIRAHIDEFRKNIIRSI, encoded by the coding sequence ATGGCCAGCAATTCCATCCCGACCGCGAAGCAGGACACCGCGCCTCCCGTAACGGGCGGCCGGGCGTCTTCCGGCGCCGCCTTGCGCGAGCTGGCCTATGCGGAGATCAAGCGTCGCATCATCTCCTGTGAGTTCCGTCCCGGCGAGGCGATCAACGAATCCCAGGTGGGTGCCTTGCTGGGGTTGGGACGGACGCCCGTCCACCAGGCATTGCACCGGCTCGAAAGCGATGGCCTGGTGTCCATCCTGCCGCGCAAGGGCGTGCTGGTCGCGCCGCTTTCTCTCAATGAAGTGCTGGACATGATCGAGGTCCGCCTCAGCAATGAATTGCTGTGCGTGACGCTGGCGGCCGAGCGCGCCCATGGCAGCGATATCCAGGCCATGCGGGATATCGTCGAACGGTCCGCCGCGCTGCTCGAACACCGGGACATCAACGGGCTGATGCAGCTGGACCTGAAATTCCACAATGCCATTTCGGCGGCGTCGCGCAACCGCGTACTGGCCGAGCTGCTGCGCGGGCTGCACGAAAAGCAGGCGCGCTTCTGGTTCCTGTCGCTGCAGGATCCGGAGCACCTGGCCAACGTCTACCACGAGCATATGGCCGTGTTGGATGCGCTGGCGCGCCGCGACATTCCGGCGGCGCGCGAGGCCATCCGCGCCCACATCGACGAATTCCGCAAGAACATCATCCGCTCCATCTGA
- a CDS encoding amidase, translating to MQTIKQLQGDLQAGRTTSEKLVEQALAAIASYRQAGGAAYLHVDAEAALQAARASDAARRAGNAPSPIAGLPVSIKDLFDVRGQVTAAGSRALASSAPAAEDAVAVARLRAAGAVLLGRTNMSEFAFSGLGLNPHHGTPRAPFDEARVAGGSTSGGAVSVAKGMAVATLGTDTGGSIRIPAAFCGLTGFKPTSHRVSLRGAVPLSRTLDSAGPLANSVDCCVILDRILSGAVLDARPASLKGLRLYVTRDFVFDGIDPAVAAAFESALSRLSARGAQIVPFDFPELQQLPTINSGGGFTAAEAWHWHRDLLAAKAQEYDPLVAMRIRRGEKQSAADYITLIDHRARLMAAAAERLRDADAWLMPTVAVLPPRVEDLQTEEAFFATNALVLRNTSVINFLDGCGVSLPTGQPGIGLAVCGLQGTDARILQVAGAVEPALG from the coding sequence ATGCAGACCATCAAGCAATTGCAGGGCGACCTGCAGGCGGGGCGGACCACCAGCGAGAAGCTGGTGGAGCAGGCCCTGGCCGCCATCGCGTCGTACCGCCAGGCGGGCGGCGCGGCTTACCTCCATGTGGACGCGGAGGCAGCGCTGCAGGCGGCACGCGCCAGCGATGCCGCCCGTCGCGCGGGTAACGCACCGTCGCCCATCGCCGGTTTGCCTGTCTCGATCAAGGACTTGTTCGATGTGCGTGGGCAGGTGACCGCAGCCGGTTCGCGCGCGCTGGCCTCGTCCGCGCCCGCCGCGGAGGACGCCGTCGCCGTGGCGCGGCTGCGCGCCGCCGGCGCGGTGCTGCTGGGCCGCACCAACATGAGCGAGTTCGCCTTCTCCGGCCTGGGCCTGAATCCGCACCATGGCACGCCGCGCGCGCCCTTCGACGAAGCCCGCGTTGCCGGCGGTTCGACTTCCGGCGGCGCGGTGAGCGTGGCCAAGGGCATGGCCGTGGCCACGCTGGGCACGGATACCGGCGGTTCTATCCGCATCCCGGCGGCGTTCTGCGGCTTGACCGGTTTCAAGCCGACGTCGCATCGCGTTTCGCTGCGAGGCGCCGTGCCGCTGTCGCGCACGCTGGATTCGGCCGGGCCGCTGGCCAATTCCGTGGACTGCTGCGTGATCCTCGATCGCATCCTGAGCGGCGCAGTGCTGGATGCGCGGCCCGCATCCCTGAAGGGATTGCGCCTGTACGTCACGCGCGACTTCGTCTTCGACGGAATAGACCCAGCCGTGGCGGCCGCCTTCGAGTCGGCCCTGTCGCGCTTGTCCGCGCGCGGCGCGCAGATCGTACCCTTCGACTTTCCGGAATTGCAGCAGTTGCCGACCATCAACAGCGGCGGCGGCTTTACGGCGGCCGAGGCCTGGCACTGGCACCGGGACTTGCTGGCGGCCAAGGCGCAGGAATATGACCCACTGGTCGCCATGCGCATCCGCCGCGGTGAGAAGCAATCGGCGGCCGACTACATCACGCTGATCGACCATCGTGCCCGCCTGATGGCGGCCGCGGCCGAGCGCTTGCGCGACGCGGATGCCTGGCTCATGCCCACCGTGGCCGTGCTGCCGCCGCGCGTCGAGGACCTGCAAACCGAAGAGGCCTTCTTCGCAACCAACGCGCTGGTGCTGCGCAATACCAGCGTGATCAATTTCCTGGACGGCTGCGGCGTATCGCTGCCGACCGGGCAGCCGGGTATCGGCCTGGCGGTCTGCGGACTGCAAGGCACGGACGCCCGGATCCTGCAGGTGGCGGGCGCGGTCGAGCCCGCCTTGGGCTGA
- a CDS encoding DUF421 domain-containing protein encodes MDIQWENIIKFSMSPIEIVIRGTLTYWFIFILLRLAGRRDVGSLGIADLLVVVLIADAAQNAMAGEYKAVPDGMVLIATIVFWSFVVDRVAFAFPIVRPFLMPPKLCLVKDGQLQRRAMRRESITSDELASELRQKGVEDISEVRRAYLEPDGSVSVIKNTGE; translated from the coding sequence ATGGACATTCAGTGGGAAAACATCATCAAGTTCAGCATGTCGCCCATCGAGATCGTGATACGCGGCACGTTGACCTACTGGTTCATTTTCATTCTTCTACGCCTGGCCGGACGCCGGGACGTCGGGTCCCTGGGGATCGCCGATCTGCTCGTGGTCGTGCTCATCGCGGACGCCGCGCAAAACGCCATGGCTGGGGAATACAAGGCGGTGCCGGACGGCATGGTGCTGATCGCGACGATCGTGTTCTGGAGCTTCGTCGTCGACCGCGTGGCCTTTGCCTTTCCTATCGTGCGGCCTTTCCTGATGCCGCCGAAGCTGTGCCTGGTGAAGGACGGGCAATTGCAGAGGCGGGCCATGCGGCGCGAAAGCATTACCTCGGATGAACTCGCCAGCGAACTCCGGCAGAAGGGAGTCGAGGACATCTCGGAGGTGCGGCGCGCCTACCTGGAGCCGGACGGGTCGGTTAGCGTGATCAAGAACACGGGAGAATAG
- a CDS encoding serine hydrolase domain-containing protein, whose protein sequence is MMSSDALSALVANIFNPKVAAPDHPETGKCVGFLIGVTIKGARYYFRHGDISLQAGGTLPPNRDIVFFIGSNSKVFTATLLPLAASQAVNPVTGDTSVDSLLPGNVTFSQPDGQVLLWHLATHSAGLPDPVCGYRPHFGDYPFSSLTKFLDTFQPPYAPGQWWEYSNPGFALLGDVLSHAYMTASQSADWDSTYQQWPALIRQQLTEPLGMQSTQVDYSTVASRVAQGYNYTDHGGTPAYTPIDPPKWGLQSAALAAGALSSTLDDMLTFLEAQIDPSSVADTALGDAIAATQQPWPASNSLSMGLGWQLSNDYLDKNGALPGYNSYMAFDPGAKIGVFVLGNTNGDAAGAGVDSGGRTLLGKIRGTVAAPSKFPKPGTAPTCPG, encoded by the coding sequence ATGATGAGTTCCGATGCTTTGTCCGCCTTGGTCGCCAATATCTTCAATCCCAAGGTCGCGGCACCCGACCATCCTGAAACAGGCAAATGCGTGGGCTTCCTCATCGGCGTCACCATCAAAGGAGCCCGCTACTATTTCCGGCACGGCGACATCAGCCTGCAGGCGGGCGGCACCTTGCCGCCGAACCGCGACATCGTTTTCTTCATCGGATCGAACAGCAAGGTCTTCACCGCCACCCTGCTTCCCCTCGCGGCGTCGCAGGCGGTAAATCCGGTCACCGGCGATACCTCGGTCGATTCCCTGCTGCCGGGCAACGTGACGTTCAGCCAACCCGACGGGCAGGTCCTGCTGTGGCACCTGGCAACGCACAGCGCGGGGCTGCCCGATCCTGTATGCGGCTATCGCCCGCATTTCGGCGACTACCCGTTTTCCTCGCTGACAAAATTCCTGGACACTTTCCAGCCGCCCTATGCGCCTGGCCAGTGGTGGGAGTACAGCAATCCCGGGTTCGCCCTGCTGGGCGACGTGCTTTCCCACGCCTATATGACGGCTAGCCAGAGCGCCGATTGGGACAGCACTTACCAGCAATGGCCGGCGCTTATCCGGCAGCAGCTGACCGAGCCCTTGGGCATGCAGTCCACCCAGGTGGACTATTCCACGGTGGCCAGCCGCGTGGCGCAAGGCTACAACTACACCGACCACGGCGGCACGCCCGCATATACACCCATCGATCCACCCAAGTGGGGACTGCAATCGGCGGCCCTGGCGGCGGGAGCGCTGTCTTCCACGCTGGACGACATGCTGACGTTTCTGGAAGCGCAGATCGATCCGTCGTCGGTGGCCGATACCGCGCTGGGCGATGCCATCGCCGCCACGCAGCAGCCATGGCCGGCCTCCAATTCGCTGTCGATGGGCCTAGGCTGGCAGTTGTCGAACGATTATCTGGACAAGAACGGCGCGCTGCCGGGCTACAACAGCTACATGGCCTTCGATCCCGGCGCGAAGATCGGTGTGTTCGTCCTTGGAAATACGAACGGGGACGCCGCGGGCGCGGGCGTCGATAGCGGCGGACGCACGCTGCTGGGCAAGATCCGCGGCACCGTCGCGGCGCCTTCGAAGTTTCCCAAGCCTGGAACAGCCCCCACGTGCCCGGGCTGA
- a CDS encoding acyltransferase family protein, with product MNSNKQVLPWIQSLRGIAALLIVLVHARFILPGPTGHFIADTFFFPGAMGVDLFFIVSGFIMALTTKSSDGSAAYVRTFAIKRVARIWPLYLCVSLLTLLLPPDAGWLSNWAHIKGFIRSLLLIPVNPDAGLYLGMPVNVSWTLTFEVYFYAVLAVSMFFGRWRWIAAACWFAVTLVWYPVHSGHYSLDPFGQQPIHWLNFANVAINPIVWDFIAGLLGGALYLSGARLPSTAAMQWSYLIILLSIAAILMKAVMGSPSPHGMTGFGAPLAALFLGIVLLAKTKEIGAPKWALWLGDISYSLYLTHLFGFRLSGLLVSSLHIEDATKAAMCNFFGSIAFGVVTGAIFYSMVEKPFSRFAQTKMLSLFAGGRTAEADLAHVPPGAARP from the coding sequence ATGAACAGTAATAAACAGGTCCTTCCCTGGATCCAATCGCTTCGGGGAATTGCAGCCCTATTGATAGTCCTCGTGCACGCGCGGTTCATCCTTCCCGGGCCGACCGGCCATTTCATCGCGGACACTTTCTTCTTCCCGGGCGCCATGGGGGTGGATCTCTTCTTCATTGTTAGCGGCTTCATAATGGCCCTTACAACGAAAAGCAGCGACGGCTCGGCCGCATATGTCCGAACATTTGCGATAAAGCGAGTGGCCCGAATCTGGCCTCTATACCTGTGCGTCAGTCTGCTCACACTTTTGCTTCCGCCGGACGCTGGGTGGCTTTCTAATTGGGCTCACATAAAAGGCTTCATTCGGAGTCTGCTTCTGATTCCAGTCAACCCTGATGCTGGCTTGTATCTTGGCATGCCGGTGAACGTGTCATGGACGCTGACTTTCGAGGTCTACTTTTATGCCGTGCTTGCTGTGTCGATGTTTTTCGGGCGGTGGCGCTGGATCGCTGCGGCATGCTGGTTCGCCGTGACTCTGGTTTGGTATCCGGTGCATAGTGGCCACTACAGCCTTGACCCGTTCGGGCAACAGCCAATCCACTGGCTGAACTTCGCCAACGTTGCAATCAATCCGATTGTGTGGGACTTCATCGCGGGCTTGCTTGGAGGAGCGCTTTACCTTTCGGGTGCGCGGCTACCTTCGACAGCCGCGATGCAGTGGAGCTATTTGATCATCCTATTATCGATTGCCGCCATCTTGATGAAGGCCGTGATGGGTTCCCCTAGCCCCCACGGAATGACTGGCTTCGGCGCGCCGCTAGCGGCTTTGTTTCTCGGGATTGTCTTGCTTGCCAAGACCAAGGAGATCGGCGCTCCGAAATGGGCTCTATGGCTTGGCGACATCTCCTATTCGCTATATCTCACGCATCTCTTTGGGTTCCGACTGTCTGGGTTGCTGGTTTCCAGCCTTCATATAGAAGACGCTACGAAAGCGGCGATGTGTAATTTTTTTGGATCTATCGCGTTCGGAGTGGTCACGGGGGCGATCTTCTACAGCATGGTAGAAAAGCCATTTTCGCGATTTGCTCAGACGAAAATGCTCAGTCTATTCGCTGGGGGGCGGACGGCCGAGGCCGACTTGGCTCATGTGCCTCCCGGAGCAGCGCGACCTTAG
- a CDS encoding toxin-antitoxin system TumE family protein — translation MVEGVCVLRYDNEAGKGDHRHIGDQEVPYAVTTPERLIADFWRDVDQWRPRI, via the coding sequence GTGGTGGAGGGCGTTTGCGTATTGCGCTACGACAACGAAGCTGGCAAGGGCGATCATCGCCATATCGGCGATCAAGAAGTCCCTTACGCGGTCACTACGCCCGAGAGGTTGATCGCTGATTTCTGGCGCGACGTGGACCAATGGAGGCCCAGGATATGA
- a CDS encoding S53 family peptidase, with protein sequence MTKHPQPPIFQASPLPAHLLTRPAGAAAPDQVLRLALRLIGRGGDAAIFARAAELGGQHPRQRQYLDAQSLAAEFGPPPEALDAVRAFCVQHGFTLDHTSMGGLFVTIVGKAGDLARAFDVELSMYHHEDRTFRGYAGTLALPPALDAHVAAVLGMDELASLPARQTTTEDNTCWVSTNSNGHNSPITVANQYYQYPTSYSGVGATIALIEDNLLVDQENYTQYFQSLNEDVKVELIHGANSAAKVAGAKLASHTDYNGEAMLDIKLAGSVAPGATLVVYGRSEDYGHGGGSWIDTLLEAFDNTAYPCNVASISLGVPEYCWDPQYAQSVNLLFAVATLTGVTICVSSGDYGARGNPKGLLAQNCAFPASSPYCLACGGTELIISDDLALDGEVVWNEMSQVGQKCATGGGRSVLFPVPDYQQGLALPDSFNAGLLAGRALPDVAANAAIASGYAMQPPGLPSDYYGTSAAAPMWAALIARLVEGCDKALGYLNPWLYAGQIDFSSSFCTPITEGNNGAPGDTVAFYAETGNVWNACCGLGSPVGVHIANGLGLMPARP encoded by the coding sequence ATGACAAAACATCCGCAACCGCCCATTTTCCAGGCGAGTCCATTGCCCGCGCATCTGCTGACCCGCCCGGCCGGCGCGGCGGCCCCCGATCAGGTCCTGCGGCTGGCACTGCGGCTGATAGGCCGAGGCGGCGACGCGGCGATTTTTGCCCGAGCCGCGGAGCTTGGCGGGCAACATCCCCGGCAGCGGCAGTACCTGGACGCGCAATCGCTGGCAGCGGAATTCGGCCCGCCGCCGGAGGCGCTGGATGCCGTGCGCGCGTTCTGCGTCCAGCATGGCTTCACCCTGGATCACACGTCGATGGGCGGCCTTTTCGTCACCATCGTCGGCAAGGCAGGAGACCTGGCGCGCGCCTTCGATGTCGAACTCTCGATGTATCACCATGAAGATCGCACCTTCCGCGGCTATGCGGGAACGCTCGCACTGCCGCCCGCGCTGGACGCGCATGTTGCCGCGGTGCTGGGCATGGACGAGCTGGCTTCGCTGCCTGCACGGCAGACCACCACGGAAGACAACACGTGCTGGGTGTCGACCAACTCGAACGGACATAACTCTCCCATTACCGTCGCAAACCAGTATTACCAATATCCCACTTCGTACAGCGGCGTCGGCGCGACGATCGCACTCATCGAGGACAATCTTCTGGTCGACCAGGAGAACTACACGCAGTATTTCCAATCCTTGAACGAGGATGTGAAGGTAGAACTTATCCATGGCGCGAACAGCGCGGCGAAGGTGGCCGGCGCGAAACTGGCCAGCCATACCGACTACAACGGCGAAGCCATGCTGGACATCAAGCTGGCGGGATCGGTCGCGCCTGGCGCGACCCTGGTGGTGTACGGACGATCGGAGGATTATGGCCACGGCGGCGGGTCGTGGATCGACACGCTGCTGGAGGCCTTCGACAATACGGCGTATCCGTGCAATGTCGCGTCCATCAGCCTGGGCGTCCCGGAGTACTGCTGGGATCCCCAATATGCGCAGAGCGTGAACCTGCTGTTTGCGGTTGCGACGCTGACGGGCGTGACCATCTGCGTTTCCTCGGGCGACTACGGCGCACGCGGCAATCCCAAGGGCCTGCTCGCACAGAACTGCGCCTTCCCCGCAAGCTCGCCTTACTGCCTGGCCTGCGGCGGGACGGAATTGATTATTTCCGACGACCTCGCGCTCGACGGCGAAGTCGTGTGGAACGAGATGAGCCAGGTAGGCCAGAAATGCGCCACCGGCGGCGGCCGCAGCGTGCTATTTCCCGTGCCGGATTACCAGCAGGGGCTGGCGCTGCCCGACTCCTTCAACGCCGGACTGCTCGCGGGACGCGCCCTGCCCGACGTCGCGGCGAATGCCGCCATTGCGAGCGGCTACGCCATGCAGCCCCCAGGACTGCCGAGCGATTACTACGGCACCAGCGCGGCTGCGCCGATGTGGGCGGCCCTGATCGCCCGGCTGGTCGAGGGCTGCGACAAGGCGCTCGGCTACCTGAACCCGTGGCTGTACGCCGGACAGATCGATTTCAGCTCGTCGTTCTGCACGCCCATCACCGAGGGCAACAATGGCGCGCCCGGCGACACGGTTGCCTTTTATGCGGAGACCGGCAATGTGTGGAATGCCTGCTGCGGGCTGGGGTCGCCCGTGGGCGTGCATATCGCGAACGGGTTGGGGCTGATGCCGGCAAGACCTTAG
- a CDS encoding HVO_A0114 family putative DNA-binding protein, with the protein MKTVTLSVASREDVMRRTLGALQGKRQGAHISFATPELLWKILTAKRWEILRAMTGQGPMSIREVARRVRRDVKGVHGDVHALLDAGVLEQSSEGVAFPYDAVHVDFMLRAAA; encoded by the coding sequence ATGAAGACCGTAACTTTGTCTGTAGCGTCTCGCGAAGACGTCATGCGTCGGACGCTGGGCGCGCTTCAGGGCAAGCGCCAAGGCGCGCATATTTCCTTTGCGACACCCGAGCTTCTATGGAAGATCCTGACCGCCAAGCGCTGGGAAATCCTGCGCGCCATGACGGGGCAGGGCCCGATGTCGATACGTGAGGTGGCACGGCGGGTCCGACGGGATGTCAAAGGCGTGCATGGCGACGTACATGCTTTGCTCGATGCCGGTGTGCTGGAACAATCCAGCGAGGGCGTCGCCTTCCCGTATGACGCCGTGCACGTGGACTTCATGCTGCGTGCTGCCGCCTAA
- a CDS encoding site-specific integrase: protein MRWTQVDTAEQHAYITAPGAKSKKARAVPLNADAMQVLRQRKGLDPTVVFTRSEVPDREPIEIQAVDYRVLTGACAAVNLEDFYFHDFRHTWASWHVQSGTPLLVLKELGGRKKIETVSKYGHLAPDRLSHRAHAATFSSQQEAQKEKPPARAVLIA from the coding sequence CTGAGGTGGACGCAGGTCGACACGGCCGAGCAACATGCCTATATCACCGCGCCGGGCGCGAAGTCCAAGAAGGCGCGGGCCGTGCCGCTGAACGCTGACGCCATGCAGGTGCTGCGCCAGCGCAAGGGCTTGGATCCCACGGTCGTTTTCACGCGATCGGAAGTGCCCGACCGCGAACCCATCGAGATCCAGGCGGTCGACTACCGTGTGCTGACCGGAGCATGCGCCGCGGTCAACCTCGAGGACTTTTACTTCCACGACTTCCGGCACACGTGGGCATCGTGGCACGTGCAAAGCGGCACGCCGCTGCTTGTGCTCAAAGAGCTTGGCGGGCGGAAGAAAATCGAGACGGTTTCGAAGTACGGGCATCTCGCGCCTGACCGCCTATCGCACCGCGCGCACGCGGCCACGTTTTCGTCACAGCAGGAAGCGCAAAAAGAAAAACCGCCGGCCAGGGCGGTTTTAATTGCTTGA
- a CDS encoding DUF2848 domain-containing protein — protein MPQLKFHVAGLGDRTILIDRLVIAGWAGRDAAAVQHHIRELQEIGVKPPSTVPCYYPLAASLLTTDEEIEIPRADSSGEVEAVLLATPEGLLVGIGSDHTDRKVEAYDVTVSKQMCAKPVSRELWRFDEVAGHWDQLVSRTWRVRDGQRALYQEGPMTSLRDPRELAEKYAGLGGLPVGTAMYCGTQTVIGQLGYGEQFEVELHDPVLNRSLRHAYRVRVLPVTD, from the coding sequence ATGCCGCAATTGAAGTTCCACGTCGCCGGACTGGGCGACCGCACAATTCTGATCGATCGCCTGGTCATCGCCGGTTGGGCGGGCCGCGATGCGGCGGCCGTGCAACACCATATCCGCGAACTGCAAGAGATCGGCGTGAAGCCGCCTTCGACGGTTCCTTGCTATTACCCCTTGGCGGCATCGCTGCTGACGACCGACGAGGAAATCGAGATTCCCCGCGCGGATTCCTCCGGCGAAGTGGAGGCGGTGCTCCTGGCCACGCCGGAGGGCCTGTTGGTCGGCATCGGTTCGGATCACACTGACCGCAAGGTCGAGGCCTATGACGTGACGGTGTCCAAGCAGATGTGCGCCAAGCCGGTCAGCCGTGAACTATGGCGCTTCGACGAGGTCGCCGGCCATTGGGATCAACTGGTGTCGCGCACCTGGCGCGTGCGTGACGGCCAGCGGGCGCTGTACCAGGAAGGCCCCATGACCAGCCTGCGCGATCCGCGCGAGTTGGCGGAAAAATACGCCGGCCTGGGCGGACTGCCGGTGGGCACCGCCATGTACTGCGGCACGCAGACCGTCATCGGCCAGCTGGGCTATGGCGAGCAGTTCGAGGTCGAGCTGCACGACCCCGTGTTGAACCGCAGCTTGCGCCACGCGTACCGCGTGCGCGTGCTGCCCGTTACCGACTGA
- a CDS encoding CinA family protein, which yields MNAIERVAVFMRDHHLTLVTAESCTAGLIASMLADIPGAGALLDCAFVVYSPDAKRRCLEVSQRTLDTHNLTSEAVAREMALGAAARSPANVAIANTGLADDKDDGIPAGTQCFAWVFKTSPADANPAVYTETHRFDGGRHGIRKAAASFALERMPALYREWRKDGR from the coding sequence ATGAACGCCATCGAGCGCGTCGCCGTATTCATGCGCGACCATCACCTGACGCTGGTCACCGCGGAGTCCTGCACGGCAGGCCTGATCGCCAGCATGCTTGCCGACATTCCTGGCGCGGGCGCATTGCTGGACTGCGCCTTCGTCGTCTATTCCCCGGATGCCAAGCGGCGGTGCCTGGAGGTATCGCAGCGCACCCTTGATACGCACAACCTGACCAGCGAGGCCGTGGCGCGCGAGATGGCCCTGGGCGCGGCTGCCCGCAGTCCGGCCAACGTGGCAATCGCCAATACCGGCCTGGCGGACGACAAGGATGACGGCATACCGGCCGGGACCCAGTGTTTCGCATGGGTCTTCAAGACCAGCCCCGCCGACGCGAATCCCGCGGTCTACACGGAAACCCATCGCTTTGACGGTGGACGGCACGGCATACGGAAAGCGGCGGCCAGCTTCGCGTTGGAAAGAATGCCCGCCTTGTACCGGGAGTGGCGAAAAGACGGCCGCTAG
- a CDS encoding MFS transporter, with protein MSSTVTPAPGGAASAPFPAERTLAYRKIAVRLIPFLVFLFVLAWIDRVNIGFAKLQMLQDLQFSETVYGLGAGIFFIGYFLFEVPSNLLLEKIGARRTLARITILWGLASMAMIFVKTPTQFYVMRFLLGVFEAGFFPGVVLYLTYWFPADRRARINGYFMTSFAIAGVVGGPVAGFIMSAMSSVDGLANWQWLFLIEGIPSVLAGFAVLAWLPEKPADAKWLNDSERAIVARDLDAERRDPAKHSSLRDAFNGRVWLCALIYFCIVSGNATIAFWTPSIIKELGVQGNFKIGLVSAIPFILGTVAMVLNGIHSDRTGERRMHSVLASLAAAVGLVLTGYFLGSPVAALYALSFAAIGILAAFPVFWSLPAAFLTGTAAAGGIALINSVGNLAGFAAPYLMGWLKDKTGSLASGLYSVGLMELCAAILVLLFIKVKRDTPRA; from the coding sequence ATGTCATCCACCGTTACCCCGGCGCCGGGGGGGGCCGCCAGCGCGCCGTTCCCGGCCGAGCGTACGCTGGCGTATCGCAAGATCGCCGTGCGTCTGATTCCCTTCCTGGTCTTCCTGTTCGTGCTGGCGTGGATCGACCGCGTCAATATCGGCTTTGCCAAGCTGCAGATGCTGCAGGACCTGCAGTTCAGCGAAACCGTCTATGGCCTGGGCGCGGGAATCTTCTTCATCGGCTACTTCCTGTTCGAAGTGCCCAGCAATCTGCTGCTGGAGAAGATCGGCGCGCGCCGCACCCTGGCGCGCATCACCATCCTGTGGGGCCTGGCTTCCATGGCGATGATCTTCGTCAAGACGCCGACGCAGTTCTACGTGATGCGCTTTCTGCTGGGTGTCTTCGAAGCCGGCTTCTTTCCCGGCGTGGTGCTTTACCTGACGTATTGGTTTCCGGCCGATCGCCGCGCCCGCATCAATGGCTATTTCATGACCTCGTTCGCCATCGCGGGCGTGGTCGGCGGCCCGGTCGCCGGCTTCATCATGAGCGCCATGTCCAGCGTCGACGGCTTGGCGAACTGGCAGTGGCTGTTCCTGATCGAAGGCATTCCGTCGGTGCTCGCGGGGTTCGCCGTGCTGGCCTGGCTGCCGGAAAAACCCGCCGACGCCAAGTGGCTGAACGATAGCGAGCGCGCCATCGTGGCGCGCGACCTGGACGCGGAAAGGCGCGATCCGGCCAAGCATTCGTCGCTGCGCGATGCCTTCAACGGGCGGGTGTGGCTGTGCGCGCTGATCTATTTCTGCATCGTCAGCGGCAACGCCACCATCGCGTTCTGGACGCCGTCCATCATCAAGGAACTGGGCGTGCAGGGCAATTTCAAGATCGGCCTCGTGTCGGCGATTCCCTTCATCCTGGGGACCGTCGCCATGGTGCTGAACGGCATCCATTCCGACCGCACCGGCGAACGCCGCATGCACAGCGTGCTGGCCAGCCTGGCGGCCGCCGTCGGGCTGGTGCTGACCGGCTATTTCCTGGGCAGTCCCGTCGCGGCGCTGTACGCGCTGTCGTTCGCCGCCATCGGCATCCTGGCCGCCTTTCCGGTGTTCTGGTCGCTGCCGGCCGCCTTCCTGACCGGCACCGCCGCGGCGGGCGGTATCGCGCTGATCAACTCCGTGGGCAACCTGGCCGGATTCGCCGCGCCGTACCTGATGGGCTGGCTGAAGGACAAGACCGGCAGCCTGGCATCGGGCTTGTATAGCGTCGGCCTGATGGAGCTGTGCGCGGCCATCCTGGTGCTGTTGTTCATCAAGGTCAAGCGCGACACCCCGCGCGCCTGA